The following proteins come from a genomic window of Misgurnus anguillicaudatus chromosome 10, ASM2758022v2, whole genome shotgun sequence:
- the cacng6b gene encoding voltage-dependent calcium channel gamma-6 subunit isoform X4: MWSNLFLQQEDEGRGMAALGGLGVKVGRPNKRTRQHRLSDSSEGKIKLSFFVAVIGVTLTILGMGTEFWVELSQPKHFRNNQTCEMAHYGLWKSCVRTLWVSDIDPERESCGPVELHGESNCTYFKFYTSGENGVIFKKTTDKGLHIAAAMLALFSLFMMIMGSVCITMSLSKSVLFFLKPATVCFVLSGLLVFLSLIVFHQSVLSFLASDHSIPLHHEMSWSVACVGSAGAILIFAGVLFLLLSLPFSPLDKCFRQQSESNA; this comes from the exons ATGTGGTCCAACCTTTTCTTGCAGCAAGAAGACGAAGGCAGAGGAATGGCTGCATTAGGTGGACTTGGAGTTAAGGTCGGGCGACCCAATAAAAGAACGAGACAACATCGGCTGAGTGACAGCTCGGAGGGCAAGATCAAGCTGTCATTTTTCGTCGCAGTCATAGGTGTTACTCTGACGATACTGGGTATGGGCACAGAGTTCTGGGTGGAGCTATCCCAACCAAAACACTTCAGGAACAACCAGACGTGTGAGATGGCACATTACGGCCTTTGGAAATCATGCGTGCGCACACTATGGGTGTCAGACATCGACCCGGAGAGAGAGTCCTGTGGACCGGTAGAACTGCATGGAG AATCAAACTGCACATACTTTAAATTCTACACTTCAGGGGAAAATGGTGTTATATTTAAGAAAACGACAGATAAAG GTCTGCATATTGCAGCTGCGATGTTGGCTTTGTTCAGTTTGTTTATGATGATCATGGGCTCTGTGTGTATCACAATGTCACTCAGTAAAAGTGTGCTCTTCTTCTTGAAACCCGCAACCGTCTGCTTCGTCCTCTCAG GTCTTCTGGTATTCCTCTCCCTCATTGTTTTCCACCAATCTGTACTGTCCTTTCTGGCGAGCGACCACAGTATCCCTCTCCATCACGAGATGTCCTGGTCAGTAGCGTGTGTGGGTTCGGCCGGGGCCATTCTCATCTTTGCTGGGGTTTTGTTCCTGTTGCTTTCTCTTCCCTTCAGTCCTCTGGACAAATGTTTCCGCCAGCAGAGCGAAAGCAATGCTTAG
- the cacng8b gene encoding voltage-dependent calcium channel gamma-4 subunit yields the protein MVCEKGIQILLTIVGAFASFGLMTVAIGTDYWLYSRALICNSTANNTQEDPHNKDKKDPGALTHSGLWRICCLEGVKRGVCSQINHFPEDADFDHDGAEYVLRVVRASNIFPILSAILLLMGGVCIAASRFYKSKRNIVLGAGILFVAAGLSNIIGVIVYISAALGDISPKKDEDKKWQYSYGWSFYFGGLSFILAEMVGVLAVNIYIEKNKELRCRSRTDIFKSTTHAMLRLPSYRFRRRSRSSSRSTDPSRSRDPSPVGGPPGSKNFGMPPSALLSQGPISVSTLPNPHSRSALPGGDISLYTLSRDPKLAGLGGLGAPPLYGTVDRATLYQLHNCFPKDTGGGGGSMMMSGTLPSLKSHNPSAVQNSSNSNAPHSNSVPSSQPPPFSSSTVERERGMGTLDRLGKGDRESNSNTLNRKTTPV from the exons ATGGTGTGTGAGAAGGGCATTCAGATCCTTCTCACCATCGTGGGTGCTTTTGCATCCTTCGGCCTGATGACGGTGGCTATCGGGACAGATTATTGGCTCTACTCGCGGGCGCTTATCTGCAACAGCACCGCCAATAACACACAAGAAGATCCACATAATAAGGACAAGAAGGACCCTGGGGCCCTGACACACTCTGGCCTGTGGAGGATCTGTTGTCTGGAGG GGGTAAAGCGTGGCGTTTGTTCCCAGATCAACCACTTCCCAGAGGACGCTGACTTTGATCATGATGGAGCAGAATATGTTCTGC GAGTGGTCCGGGCCTCCAACATCTTTCCCATTCTCAGTGCTATCCTGCTGTTAATGGGAGGGGTCTGTATCGCCGCCAGTCGTTTCTACAAGAGCAAAAGGAACATTGTGCTGGGAGCTGGCATTCTGTTCGTAGCGGCAG GTCTAAGTAACATCATTGGTGTGATAGTGTACATTTCTGCCGCACTGGGTGACATTTCTCCAAAGAAGGATGAGGATAAGAAATGGCAGTACTCATACGGCTGGTCTTTCTACTTCGGTGGGCTGTCCTTCATTCTGGCCGAGATGGTGGGCGTGCTGGCGGTAAACATCTACATCGAGAAGAACAAGGAGCTTCGCTGTCGCTCTCGCACCGATATCTTCAAGAGCACCACTCACGCCATGCTACGACTCCCGAGCTACCGCTTTCGCCGCAGATCACGTTCCAGCTCTCGATCCACCGACCCGTCCCGCTCCCGAGACCCGTCCCCTGTGGGGGGTCCTCCAGGGAGTAAGAACTTCGGAATGCCCCCTTCTGCTTTACTCTCTCAAGGGCCCATTTCTGTGTCCACTCTACCTAACCCCCACTCCCGCTCCGCTCTGCCAGGGGGCGACATTTCTCTTTACACCCTCTCCCGAGACCCCAAACTGGCCGGTTTGGGAGGGCTGGGTGCCCCTCCACTGTACGGCACGGTGGACCGCGCTACACTATACCAGCTGCACAACTGCTTTCCCAAGGACACCGGTGGGGGTGGAGGCAGCATGATGATGAGTGGAACGCTGCCCTCGCTCAAATCCCACAATCCCTCAGCGGTCCAGAATTCCTCCAATTCCAACGCACCACACAGCAACTCCGTCCCTTCGTCACAGCCTCCACCTTTCTCCTCCTCTACAGTCGAGAGGGAACGAGGGATGGGAACGCTGGATAGGTTAGGCAAAGGTGACCGAGAGAGTAACTCCAACACTTTAAACAGGAAAACTACACCAGTGTAG
- the cacng6b gene encoding voltage-dependent calcium channel gamma-6 subunit isoform X5, with translation MAALGGLGVKVGRPNKRTRQHRLSDSSEGKIKLSFFVAVIGVTLTILGMGTEFWVELSQPKHFRNNQTCEMAHYGLWKSCVRTLWVSDIDPERESCGPVELHGESNCTYFKFYTSGENGVIFKKTTDKGLHIAAAMLALFSLFMMIMGSVCITMSLSKSVLFFLKPATVCFVLSGLLVFLSLIVFHQSVLSFLASDHSIPLHHEMSWSVACVGSAGAILIFAGVLFLLLSLPFSPLDKCFRQQSESNA, from the exons ATGGCTGCATTAGGTGGACTTGGAGTTAAGGTCGGGCGACCCAATAAAAGAACGAGACAACATCGGCTGAGTGACAGCTCGGAGGGCAAGATCAAGCTGTCATTTTTCGTCGCAGTCATAGGTGTTACTCTGACGATACTGGGTATGGGCACAGAGTTCTGGGTGGAGCTATCCCAACCAAAACACTTCAGGAACAACCAGACGTGTGAGATGGCACATTACGGCCTTTGGAAATCATGCGTGCGCACACTATGGGTGTCAGACATCGACCCGGAGAGAGAGTCCTGTGGACCGGTAGAACTGCATGGAG AATCAAACTGCACATACTTTAAATTCTACACTTCAGGGGAAAATGGTGTTATATTTAAGAAAACGACAGATAAAG GTCTGCATATTGCAGCTGCGATGTTGGCTTTGTTCAGTTTGTTTATGATGATCATGGGCTCTGTGTGTATCACAATGTCACTCAGTAAAAGTGTGCTCTTCTTCTTGAAACCCGCAACCGTCTGCTTCGTCCTCTCAG GTCTTCTGGTATTCCTCTCCCTCATTGTTTTCCACCAATCTGTACTGTCCTTTCTGGCGAGCGACCACAGTATCCCTCTCCATCACGAGATGTCCTGGTCAGTAGCGTGTGTGGGTTCGGCCGGGGCCATTCTCATCTTTGCTGGGGTTTTGTTCCTGTTGCTTTCTCTTCCCTTCAGTCCTCTGGACAAATGTTTCCGCCAGCAGAGCGAAAGCAATGCTTAG
- the cacng6b gene encoding voltage-dependent calcium channel gamma-6 subunit isoform X3, whose protein sequence is MCAQQNLSNNATEFYVSSHQICTHTEQQEDEGRGMAALGGLGVKVGRPNKRTRQHRLSDSSEGKIKLSFFVAVIGVTLTILGMGTEFWVELSQPKHFRNNQTCEMAHYGLWKSCVRTLWVSDIDPERESCGPVELHGESNCTYFKFYTSGENGVIFKKTTDKGLHIAAAMLALFSLFMMIMGSVCITMSLSKSVLFFLKPATVCFVLSGLLVFLSLIVFHQSVLSFLASDHSIPLHHEMSWSVACVGSAGAILIFAGVLFLLLSLPFSPLDKCFRQQSESNA, encoded by the exons AACTGAGTTTTATGTATCTAGTCATCAGATCTGCACCCACACAGAACAG CAAGAAGACGAAGGCAGAGGAATGGCTGCATTAGGTGGACTTGGAGTTAAGGTCGGGCGACCCAATAAAAGAACGAGACAACATCGGCTGAGTGACAGCTCGGAGGGCAAGATCAAGCTGTCATTTTTCGTCGCAGTCATAGGTGTTACTCTGACGATACTGGGTATGGGCACAGAGTTCTGGGTGGAGCTATCCCAACCAAAACACTTCAGGAACAACCAGACGTGTGAGATGGCACATTACGGCCTTTGGAAATCATGCGTGCGCACACTATGGGTGTCAGACATCGACCCGGAGAGAGAGTCCTGTGGACCGGTAGAACTGCATGGAG AATCAAACTGCACATACTTTAAATTCTACACTTCAGGGGAAAATGGTGTTATATTTAAGAAAACGACAGATAAAG GTCTGCATATTGCAGCTGCGATGTTGGCTTTGTTCAGTTTGTTTATGATGATCATGGGCTCTGTGTGTATCACAATGTCACTCAGTAAAAGTGTGCTCTTCTTCTTGAAACCCGCAACCGTCTGCTTCGTCCTCTCAG GTCTTCTGGTATTCCTCTCCCTCATTGTTTTCCACCAATCTGTACTGTCCTTTCTGGCGAGCGACCACAGTATCCCTCTCCATCACGAGATGTCCTGGTCAGTAGCGTGTGTGGGTTCGGCCGGGGCCATTCTCATCTTTGCTGGGGTTTTGTTCCTGTTGCTTTCTCTTCCCTTCAGTCCTCTGGACAAATGTTTCCGCCAGCAGAGCGAAAGCAATGCTTAG
- the cacng6b gene encoding voltage-dependent calcium channel gamma-6 subunit isoform X1, with protein MYLVIRSAPTQNRVTKRRIHLFTADLSPVLTSLVSQQLFQEDEGRGMAALGGLGVKVGRPNKRTRQHRLSDSSEGKIKLSFFVAVIGVTLTILGMGTEFWVELSQPKHFRNNQTCEMAHYGLWKSCVRTLWVSDIDPERESCGPVELHGESNCTYFKFYTSGENGVIFKKTTDKGLHIAAAMLALFSLFMMIMGSVCITMSLSKSVLFFLKPATVCFVLSGLLVFLSLIVFHQSVLSFLASDHSIPLHHEMSWSVACVGSAGAILIFAGVLFLLLSLPFSPLDKCFRQQSESNA; from the exons ATGTATCTAGTCATCAGATCTGCACCCACACAGAACAG GGTAACTAAAAGAAGAATTCATCTTTTTACTGCTGACCTCAGTCCAGTTTTAACATCCCTTGTTTCTCAACAACTGTTT CAAGAAGACGAAGGCAGAGGAATGGCTGCATTAGGTGGACTTGGAGTTAAGGTCGGGCGACCCAATAAAAGAACGAGACAACATCGGCTGAGTGACAGCTCGGAGGGCAAGATCAAGCTGTCATTTTTCGTCGCAGTCATAGGTGTTACTCTGACGATACTGGGTATGGGCACAGAGTTCTGGGTGGAGCTATCCCAACCAAAACACTTCAGGAACAACCAGACGTGTGAGATGGCACATTACGGCCTTTGGAAATCATGCGTGCGCACACTATGGGTGTCAGACATCGACCCGGAGAGAGAGTCCTGTGGACCGGTAGAACTGCATGGAG AATCAAACTGCACATACTTTAAATTCTACACTTCAGGGGAAAATGGTGTTATATTTAAGAAAACGACAGATAAAG GTCTGCATATTGCAGCTGCGATGTTGGCTTTGTTCAGTTTGTTTATGATGATCATGGGCTCTGTGTGTATCACAATGTCACTCAGTAAAAGTGTGCTCTTCTTCTTGAAACCCGCAACCGTCTGCTTCGTCCTCTCAG GTCTTCTGGTATTCCTCTCCCTCATTGTTTTCCACCAATCTGTACTGTCCTTTCTGGCGAGCGACCACAGTATCCCTCTCCATCACGAGATGTCCTGGTCAGTAGCGTGTGTGGGTTCGGCCGGGGCCATTCTCATCTTTGCTGGGGTTTTGTTCCTGTTGCTTTCTCTTCCCTTCAGTCCTCTGGACAAATGTTTCCGCCAGCAGAGCGAAAGCAATGCTTAG
- the cacng6b gene encoding voltage-dependent calcium channel gamma-6 subunit isoform X2: MCAQQNLSNNAVTKRRIHLFTADLSPVLTSLVSQQLFQEDEGRGMAALGGLGVKVGRPNKRTRQHRLSDSSEGKIKLSFFVAVIGVTLTILGMGTEFWVELSQPKHFRNNQTCEMAHYGLWKSCVRTLWVSDIDPERESCGPVELHGESNCTYFKFYTSGENGVIFKKTTDKGLHIAAAMLALFSLFMMIMGSVCITMSLSKSVLFFLKPATVCFVLSGLLVFLSLIVFHQSVLSFLASDHSIPLHHEMSWSVACVGSAGAILIFAGVLFLLLSLPFSPLDKCFRQQSESNA; this comes from the exons GGTAACTAAAAGAAGAATTCATCTTTTTACTGCTGACCTCAGTCCAGTTTTAACATCCCTTGTTTCTCAACAACTGTTT CAAGAAGACGAAGGCAGAGGAATGGCTGCATTAGGTGGACTTGGAGTTAAGGTCGGGCGACCCAATAAAAGAACGAGACAACATCGGCTGAGTGACAGCTCGGAGGGCAAGATCAAGCTGTCATTTTTCGTCGCAGTCATAGGTGTTACTCTGACGATACTGGGTATGGGCACAGAGTTCTGGGTGGAGCTATCCCAACCAAAACACTTCAGGAACAACCAGACGTGTGAGATGGCACATTACGGCCTTTGGAAATCATGCGTGCGCACACTATGGGTGTCAGACATCGACCCGGAGAGAGAGTCCTGTGGACCGGTAGAACTGCATGGAG AATCAAACTGCACATACTTTAAATTCTACACTTCAGGGGAAAATGGTGTTATATTTAAGAAAACGACAGATAAAG GTCTGCATATTGCAGCTGCGATGTTGGCTTTGTTCAGTTTGTTTATGATGATCATGGGCTCTGTGTGTATCACAATGTCACTCAGTAAAAGTGTGCTCTTCTTCTTGAAACCCGCAACCGTCTGCTTCGTCCTCTCAG GTCTTCTGGTATTCCTCTCCCTCATTGTTTTCCACCAATCTGTACTGTCCTTTCTGGCGAGCGACCACAGTATCCCTCTCCATCACGAGATGTCCTGGTCAGTAGCGTGTGTGGGTTCGGCCGGGGCCATTCTCATCTTTGCTGGGGTTTTGTTCCTGTTGCTTTCTCTTCCCTTCAGTCCTCTGGACAAATGTTTCCGCCAGCAGAGCGAAAGCAATGCTTAG